One genomic segment of Hordeum vulgare subsp. vulgare chromosome 2H, MorexV3_pseudomolecules_assembly, whole genome shotgun sequence includes these proteins:
- the LOC123430834 gene encoding uncharacterized protein LOC123430834 — protein MRCRKHPYESAVGVCAACLRGRLLALAAAQNQASSLPQPLPTPPEPVPLFPRSVSPYVCPRKSDASSGPGPWRHPSSRLFFRTPQVGPGTGFEEGDIGFQIRRRRTGKLSALAALFGGPRHHHRHDGTEEEKGAGERRHGSWLGGIMRGRRKEGPATESPLPPRRRSSRVISNRGLSPVRCSYEGSEEGGSVADSPWRPSPMRKTPCRRLLGGAGAGVSGFAVCISPLVRPSPARNHQRGGHPPDAPAMSGELRPSPLHHPSAGSSLHHCRSWKLADGGRFR, from the coding sequence ATGAGGTGCAGGAAGCACCCGTACGAGAGCGCGGTCGGCGTGTGCGCGGCCTGCCTCCGCGGCCGCCTGCTCGCGCTCGCCGCCGCGCAGAACCAGGCGTCCTCGCTGCCCCAGCCCCTGCCAACGCCGCCGGAGCCCGTCCCGCTCTTCCCACGCTCCGTGTCGCCGTACGTGTGCCCGCGCAAGTCCGACGCCTCCTCGGGGCCGGGGCCCTGGCGCCACCCGTCGAGCCGCCTCTTCTTCCGGACGCCCCAGGTTGGCCCCGGCACCGGCTTCGAGGAGGGCGACATCGGGTTCCAGATCAGGCGGAGGCGGACCGGCAAGCTCTCCGCCCTCGCCGCGCTCTTCGGCggccctcgccaccaccaccggcacgacggaacggaggaggagaagggcgcTGGGGAGCGGAGGCACGGATCTTGGCTCGGCGGGATCATGCGCGGCCGCAGGAAGGAGGGGCCGGCTACGGAGTCGCCGCTGCCCCCGCGCCGGCGCTCCTCCCGCGTGATCAGCAACCGGGGGCTCTCGCCCGTGCGGTGCTCCTACGAGGGCAGCGAGGAGGGCGGCTCGGTGGCGGACTCGCCGTGGCGGCCGTCGCCGATGCGGAAGACCCCCTGCCGTCGCCTCCTGGGCGGCGCCGGGGCCGGCGTGTCGGGCTTCGCCGTGTGCATCAGCCCGCTCGTCCGCCCCAGCCCGGCGCGGAACCACCAGCGGGGAGGCCACCCTCCGGACGCCCCCGCAATGtccggcgagctccggccgtcgccgCTCCACCACCCCTCCGCCGGGTCGTCCCTCCACCACTGCCGCTCCTGGAAGCTGGCCGACGGCGGCCGCTTCCGGTGA